ttttaggccgaatccgaacggctagtttaagaaagcactttttcatgacaagaattactcttaaaggatttgtcaaatccttgcaagaggtagtacaagcgaaaattattattatttttttttttaaattaaggtggcacaggcagggattgaacccaagacctcttgcatgacagtccaacgcactaaccatcatgccacgggtatacGTCTTCTTTTATAGacgaatatttttctaaaacacaGACATTTtctccgaaaaaaaaaatacgttctAAAAACTCTAACGAAGTGCTGTTTCGTTGCCTTTACTTTACCTTATATAATACATTACATAGTCATTTTAAAGGTAgttaaaagcaataaaaaaattgcaattgggactatcaacaaaaattaaagatatttcgAGTATCACAGAAAAGGCTGCAGTATTCCTACCACTGCGCACCGGCTCGACAACAGAAAATACATTAAGGCCGCTATAACTTAAACATTGATTGACTCGAATCTTGAATATATCATttaaggggccggttatagctatcagtaaaatttgaaacaggaggtatctgaaatgatttttatgtcattaaattaaatgtcactttgaagTTCCTATTtgaagagtttattttttaggtGCCGGTagtagctatcagtaaaatttgaaacaggatgAATCTgcaatgttttactgatgaacGTTCAGTACGTTAACTCGGAtgactacctcgttgtagccaagcttcggctacggatatcctgatccaagccaaaacaaggaagtactgtgagaagattcgactttAGACGACTTGCGATTGTGCAAGAGACTgcaatgtccttttccgatcgagtctctaataacctcttaaggagtcctatgctacctgcattaagcattgccTTGCCATCAGAGATGctacctctgaagtgctaggtttcacatggCCACGACAGTGAAAcacctggtttgacgacgaatgccggcaagcgcacgcagcgaaacagcaggcatacaaaacggcgctgcacaaaaggaccagagctgctcgcgagctctacgagcagaagaggagagaggaacaccgacttcttagatggaaaacaagagagcatgagaagcgcgcgatcatgcaacaattccgcctacccgacctcaacgaagtgaagatagctttatctaaacctaagtcaaacaaagctgctggagctgacgcatcgctgccgaactattcaaagcagcaggcgatgtggatgagtggaatctcagcatagtgtacccgatacataagaaaggagaccctctaaactgcgccaactacagaggcatcagtctccttaacatattacatataagatcctctctgccgtattatgtgaacgtctgaagccgttcttcaacaacctgatagttccttatcagtgtggcttcagaccagaaaagtccactatcgatgaaatattcacactacagcagatcttggaaaaaccccagGAACTTCAAGTCGATATCCGACatctttttatagattttaaagccgcgtatgacagcaactataatagggaagagctcttcAGAGCAATGTCTATACActgctattaacacagacaacaacaccagcgctgaaatcaaacgaagaataattcttgcaaatggctgcttctttggacttagaaggcaattgagaagtaaagttctctctcgagcatctaaaatcaccgtcaataagacactcattatccctgttctcatttatggcgctgaggcctgaaccttgtcaaagaaagatgagagcgtcctaggatgcttcgagagaaaaattcttcgggtgatttttggtcccgtacgcatagatggataatggaggagaagatataacgacgaactgtacgggctgtacagcgacaggTCATGTAGGGCGAATGTACATgaacgcttcagcccggaaggtcttcgaatccaatccctagggacggcgcagtagaagaagaccgcgactcaggtggcgcactcaggtgggtgaagacctcaaccaacttggtggcgaaactgaagacagctagctagagaccgagctggctggagacacatgttggttgaggcacaGGTCCgtcctggactgtagcgccaccttaagtaagtataagtaagtaaatttacaatttttactgttgctttcatcagtaacatttttaatgatgtgaaCGGAACATTACATATTTGGAACACCAACAGTGAAACgaaatggatttttgttttcttttgccagtcagctgttcagtaaaattaaatttcatcattaaaaaattaaaacggatttataaattagataaaactttaaatgcattgtttctttttgaaaaaaagtacttGAATATAGGACtcatcttattgcatcaatcttttgctagaaataaatctgtaacatgttcaaaaaccaaaaactaaaattttccaggatcgatttcaatgatagctataactgacgCCTAGCAGATAATTGTATAAAGAACTATTTAGGAGTTATAAAACaagatgcaaacaaaataattgtcttTCAAAATGGTGCGCTTTTTTCTGGTGGTACCACCATGAAACTTAGTTTTccaatagaaaatatttgtctAAACATAATCGGCTGCGCTACATCTTTTTCAATTACTCTTCAAGGATTTGTTGATTCCTCGAAAGTACCCGCAAACGGTGGCACATGTAGCTGCTGAGCTCAAGATGTCTCATGATAGTtctacacactaaccatcatgctaagCGTATAATTTATGtcaattcaacagaaaatttaaaatgatcttTCATCGTGAATATTGTGAGAAAATGTGACACATAATCACTAAGcagataaatttgtttttccaaGTTCTTTATTTAATTGGAGTCAATCTGtagtttaattgattttataattcaCTTTTTCATGAGAAAGCAAAACAGCATTTGTCgacatattttgacatttataaagagaagcattcaatattaaaatactCCTGACATTCCAACCAAACGCTATTCATTTTGACGCATCTAAATTtaattaggtattttttttaaacagtacGTAATTGATTAATCAAACTACAACTTCCTGAATTCCCTGCAATGAAGGAAGTTTTTATCATGAAAAGTTAATTTGcctatcaaaattattttaaatacgaaAACTATCAAGCTTCTGCAAAAACCTATAATACAAACGCTTAGTACCTTCCAAATCCCAGGAAAAAAGATTATTTCGTGCTAAAAAGAAATTACCCATTTAATCagtgacaaaaaaataatatgttttgatTAGTAGTCTTACGATGGAACATAATCTTCCTGTCACAAAAcctgaacaaaacaaaatacaacactCCTCCACGTTGCCTTGGTCAGCCACCGAACGcgcacaattttcttttttactttatgtAGGCGCGTGCCCTGGTCCAATGCCACAGCAATGACCAATGTTACAATTACAATCCGCTTGAAGCTATGACGACGGGTTAAGATGCTCAAACGATAGAATTGCAAAAATCTGTCCAGGCGTACACGCAGTGCATCAGCGTCGCAGCTGTTGTGTCATATACCTGGGGCTGGAGATGGAACTATGGACTGCGGGATGCAATTGCGCGTCCAAGAGGTaggtaaaacatttttggcCGCATCGAGGTGATTTCCGGTTTTCCATCGAAACTTGCgagcaaataaaattgaaagcgAATTACCAAAAAAGACTTGCTCTGTGGAATTCAGTCAGTGTTTGGATGTTGACTGGAGTAGTGGTTATAGAGAAATCTTAGTGCAATGGGAATAAGGTGAtagttatgtttgtttttgtttatataacgtggatttaaaataatttcttcaaaaaaaggtTGGTTATTCTGGCGGTCATGGGTCTGGGAGCTATGTACATGCTCCATCTTTTGGCCCAGGATTATGATCGAATTCGCCGTCCGATAACTAAAGCCATCGAACGAGCGCTGCGTGGGAAACGTGATGTAACTGCATACGAGTACGAGAGAAATGAGGTTGTTGACATCCACGTTAACTGGAAGAGCATATTAGATCGAGATCCTTTGAGCTGCCTGCAGTCATTGATATGTCAAATAATGTCAGGAAGTGCAGTTAATCAGTTGGACGATAAGGAAgtagaaatatttaaacaatttataaagttAACATATCGAGATGCTCccacatctgtcaaatcagcATATGCAAAGGGTTTAGCGTATAAAGGCATTACAGAAGCTTGCTATGTGGAATAccctttttgtttgtattcagcGAAGACGATGTTGGGAATCCTGCGATGGCTTTCATAATaagattcaaattcaaaatatattcattAATAAGTGGTAGTAcgattatttaatatttcaaaatagcAATAACAATAATGTAACCATAGTGATTCTatattagaattttattttgtaacatatttgtttaaataattaaaagtaataTAAGAAAGAGAATGAGGTGTGTATgttgattcttttcaaaaatataagtgTTCTATTCGTTTTCTAACTATtgcactattttttttagaacaaagtTTAATTGCACAGACCGGACGGAAAATCATTTTCCTGGACAGCTAATGtcgaaaaatacaaatcgttCTACTAATATGTGTTTCAATTGTACTCAATTGCAATGATAGATTTTTGTCAGCAAAATGTTTTGGGTTCATTTCaatcaggatttttttttaaattgacagatattttcAATAGTCGCTATAAGCGCcctgtcaaaaacaattcaagtgatcgatttcatttatgaaaaccaatgacCGCTGTAACGGGCCCTTTACAATCTATAACAATACCTCATCGTTTCTTAACTCATTGTCAAagtgtcaaataaaatataacaaaccaAAACTCAGTTCCCAAGATGAGTTAAAAGTGTTGAACTTTCAAATTGAATGATTGGCTTGGAAGAAAATAAACAGTTCGTtaacaaaagcaatattttttgaaatttcctttctttgcatttaatttatttgtcaaaaaagaaaattagtaTTGATTAAGGATATGTTTTGAAACACGTATTATTTACCATCCTATCGATGAATTAAATTCTGtttgaagttatttattttatttgtttttaatatttttagctaaataaaacaataatttttaacattccTTAATTATTCAAATAGGTAATTATAGTTTGAAAAAGAACAGAGACCAAATGTCATTTTTCTTAGCTGGATGAGGTGTTTGTTGTTTATTGATTGACAGTTGAAAATATCAAACTATTcatgtaaagattttttattcATCATGAATCTATtccaaattgtgaaaatttactttgaaaaagaaatatttaatcgGAAAGTTCAAAGAGCAGGTGATGAAGTTCATTTTTAGTTAAATGGCTTCATCAATaaccgaattttttttttttttttcaaattcatttttatttattcaatcttaaacctatcttaaagctagacaaaaattcataaaactagcctaattatccataactttcaactaacttaatggtcccatacggacactctaagttaaactataacacttaatactaatgcctttcggcccttagatctattttacttcatttaaattttatttcatttatttttgtatttattagaaaatttgaacaaaaaactaatatcaatatccttttattatttatttttacttacaaactacttaaagttaggtccttaaataaaactt
This window of the Eupeodes corollae chromosome 3, idEupCoro1.1, whole genome shotgun sequence genome carries:
- the LOC129952322 gene encoding uncharacterized protein LOC129952322, producing the protein MGIRLVILAVMGLGAMYMLHLLAQDYDRIRRPITKAIERALRGKRDVTAYEYERNEVVDIHVNWKSILDRDPLSCLQSLICQIMSGSAVNQLDDKEVEIFKQFIKLTYRDAPTSVKSAYAKGLAYKGITEACYVEYPFCLYSAKTMLGILRWLS